The Couchioplanes caeruleus nucleotide sequence GTCCGCGGCATGCCGGCCATCTCCAGGTCGACCATCTTGCCGTCGCAGTCCGACATGCGGATGTCCGCGAACCAGAGGTCGTGCCATGTCGTTCTGGTCTGCATGCTCCAGCGGCGGTTCGTCAGGTAGACCGTGCCGGTGTCGACGTGGCGCCATTGGCCGGCGGCGTCCCGGGCTGCTTTGGCCCTGCGGGCGGCGTTGCCGACCGCGTTGGAGGTCAGGTTGACCGCGCTGTAGACGGCGCCGAAGACGCCTCCGCCGAGCATCCAGCCGCCGGAGCGTTTGACGTATCCGCCGTCGCCCTCGAGGAACTGGTACACGTTCATCGGGATCTCGCCGAAGCACAGCTCGCCGGGCTGGAGGGCGAGTTTGACCGGGATGGGCTGGGGTGTCACGCCGTTCTGGAATGCCAGTGCGAGTTCCCGGCCGGCGCGGCGCGAGTCGTCGATCATCTGCTGTTCGGACTTGCGGGCCATGGCGACCTCCTGACGGGGTTCTGTCGGTCCGATGCCTGTCCCTGACGGACAGAGTCAGCAGTCGCGGTAGACGAGGGCGCCCCAGTACGCCTCGTCGACCAGTTCGCGGCGGGCGAGCGTGGGCGCGTACTCGTCCGGGCAGCGGGTGGGCTTCGGGCGGCGCGGGTCGCGCATCCAGTCGCGGACGTGGGCGACGGCCGCCGCCGGGTCGAGGCGGTCGCCGGCGAGCGACTGGTGCAGCACGAACAGCATCAGCGCCGCGATGCGGGACGGTACGACGCGTTTCCACGTCACGACGCCGCGGAAGCCGGCCGTGAGCAGCGCGTCGCCGAGGGCGGTGAGCCCGACTCCCGTGGGCGGCAGCACGGCGAGCCCGCCCGCGGTCCGGGCCGTACGGATCCGTTCGGGCGGCAGCTCGGTGTCTTCCGCGAGCTTCAGGGCGCCTGCCGGGCTCACCGCGCAACTCAACTGGAGCAGGGGTGTGTGCAGGGCGGCCACTACTGTCTCCGGGCGGGCCGGGGTGGCCTGGGCGGCGCCGGCGCCGAGCAGGCGTGCGGCCGGGTAGAACGCCCGGAGCAGCAGGACGGCGTCGGAGGAGGCCACCGGCCGGTCCCCGCGGGGGTTGGCGACGATGGCCGTACCCATCCAGGGGTCGTCGGTGAACGGCGCGGCGCCGGTCCGCGGGCCGGCGGTGCGGGCGGGTTGCGGCGGCGGGGACTGCTGCGACCGGAAGCGGTCGGCGGGGCGGGCCCGGTCCAGCAGGGCCGCCAGCCGGTTCAGGACGGGGGCCGCCTCCGCAGTCGTGGCGCGCAGCGTACGGTCGGCGCGGGCCAGCGCCGCTCCGGCCAGCTCGAAGTCGCCGCCCGGCTCCAACGCCCAGCCGTCGGCGTCGAGCCGCCCGCGCAGATACAACGCGACCGCGAGCAGCAGTTGATCGGTGTCGTCGCCGCCCGGCCCGGCGGTCGTCGCCACCGCCAGCGCGACCATGTCGTCGACGGCGTCCACAGCCAGGTCCCGGCCGTCGGGGCCCAGCGCGGCGGCCAGCGCTGCGAACACGTTCCGGTCCGCGGCCACCAACGCGTGCAACTCGCGGCGCAGGGCCGCCGGATCGGGCACGATCGGGGCCGGCTGAGGAGTCGGCGCCGGGGGCGGGCCCGCGGGCGGCGGCGCGTCCACGACGGCCACCGGCCGGTCCAGCGGGTCCAGCCGGCTCATCGCGTCGGCGTCGAACAACGACGGCATCGCCGGGAACGCTCCGCCACGGCCGCTCCGGGAATTCTGCAGGCGCTGCAGATCCTGCATCGCCTGCATCGCCTGGATCATCCCGCCGAAGTTGAATCCTGCTGCGCCGCCGCGGACGCTCGCCATGGCGTCCCGGAAGGCCTCGGCCACGGCGAGCGACGCCTTCACGGCCTCGACGGCGTCCGCGCCCGCGCTGGGCCGGGCCAGGACCGTCCGGAAGAGCCCGGCCGCCCGCTCGGCGTCCGCCAGCGCCTGCGGCGGCAGGCCCGGCCCGATCAGCATGGCCGCGACCTGCGGCGACTGCAGGACCCGGGTCGCGCGGGCGAGATAGAGCTGGCCCAGCGCGATCCGCGACATGTCCTGGAGCACCGGCGAGAGCTGGGGGAAGGCCAGCGCCTCCTCGAGCAGTGCGAGGCCGGCGTCGCGGTCGGGTTCCGGGCCGGCATGGGCGAGAAAGCGTACGCCGTGCAGCCACCCCAGCTGGCTCGCCACCTGACCGCGCCAGGCGTCGTCGGCGGCGAAGTAGCCGTACGCCTCGCCGATCGCCGCGATGGCCTCGCTGAGGTACGGCAGCCCGGCCGGCTGTCCCGGGCCCTGCCGCCAGTACAGGTCGGCCAGTTTCTGCCCGAGCTCGAGCAACGTCCGGGTCCGGGCCGGGCCGGTGAGCCGGGCCAGCTTCGCGCGGTGGGCGTCGAGGGAATCCGTCATCACTGTCCCCCGTGGACGAAGCCGGCCCAGCCCACGACGGCGGCCGGGTCGGAGCGGTCGAGCTGGTCGCGGAGCTGGTGCGGCATGTCCGGCGGCACCTGTCGCTGGGGGTCGAGCATCCACAGCTGGGCGCGCCGCAGCGCGTCCCAGACCGGCCGGGACTCGGCCATCCGGTAGCGGTGGAACATGTACATGAGCACCGACGTGGCGGCGTCCGGGATCTTCCACTGCGTGAAGAGCACCGACCGTACGCCGGCAGCCAGGAACGCGGTTCCCAGGCTGTACGCCTCGTCGTACCCGTTGACGGACAGGCCGGTGCTGCACGCGGCCAGCACCACCAGCCCGACCGCGCGGTCCTCGGCGCCGCCCAGCAGACCGACCAGCTCGTCCACGGTGAGCCGTTGCCCGCCGGCCAGCAGCAGGTACGACGTGGCCGCGCCCGGGTCGGTCCGGATCAGCGCGTGACAGGCGAGGTGCAGCGTCGAGCCGGCCGCCGGCGAGGTCGCCGTGAGCCAGGACCGCACCTGCCGGACGGCGGCCGGGCCGGACGGGCTGACCGAGCCGTCCGGGCGGCGGCCGACGTACCGGGCGCCGAGGTAGAACTGGCGGTGGATCGCGTACGCCTCGGCGCGCGCGGCCGGCAGGTCGAGCCCGGACGAGCCGGTGTCCGGGTCGCCGACCACCAGGCCGAGCGGGGACGGCGCGACCGGTGCGAGCGCGGCCGAGCGGCACAGCATCCGCGCCGAGGCGACCTGCGAGATGGCGATGAACTGGACCGCGTACGCGCCGTCGCGTCGCCGGGCTGCCTGCCACGGAATGCGCGCCAGCTCGCCCATCGGCACGAGCACGACGCGGTGCGGGCGCCGCGAGGCCGGCACCGGAACCCGGGTGAGGTACCGCTCGATGATCGGCCCGATGGCCGCCCGCCAGGCCCAGTCGCAGAGCGCGTCCAGGCTGCCGGCCAGCGCCCGGGCGGCCACCTGCGGGGACAGGTCGCGGCTGGAGACCGTGCCGGACTCCGCGACGTCGCGCCCGGCCGCCGCGGCGAGGTACGCGTCGAGGTCGGCGGCGCCGGTGGCGTGCAGGTTGGGCAGCGCCATGTAGCTGAGTCCTCCGCCGGCCGCGGCGATCACGGCGTACCCGGCCAGCTGCGCCTCCCCCGCCACCAGGTAGATCAGCGCGTCGGCGTCGATGCGCTGCAGCGCGGCGCTGATCTCCGCCGGGCTGGGCGGGTCGAGGAGGTGGTCCTCGCCGTACGCCACCCGCAGCACCTCCCGGCGCAGGTCGTCGGAGGGAGGTGTGCGGTCGCGCGAGGCCACCGCCGTACGCCAGCGCGCCGCGAGATCGTGCCGGCCGGCGTCCTCGAGGCGGGCGCCCACGTCGTGCGCCTCGGTGGCCGCGAACAGCGCCAGCCCGCGGCCCGCGTCCAGGGCCTGCAGGGCGCCGGCCACGTCGTGCGCGGCGAGGCACCTCCGGGCGATGCCGACCGCGTCCACGGCGGCGTCGCGGGCGGCGATGCTCGCGCCGGCCAGGTCGGGCTGTTTGAGCACCTGCCAGGCGTGCGCGCGCATGCCGTCGAGGCCGCCGCGATCGGAGTCCCTGCCGAGGCGGTTGCGGACGTCGGCGAGCAGCTCGGCGATCATCGTCCACTGGGGGTGCTGCGGGCCGCCGGCGAGCCGCCGGGCGTCCACGAGCACGGTCTCCGCCTCGGCCATCGGCGCCACGGAGTTGGTCACCTCACCCAGCCGGAGCAGGGCGAGCGCGAGCCCGGTCAGGTAGAACGGGCGCTGCGCATCCGTGTCGCCCACGCCCGAGATCGCCGTACGGAAGTCCTCGACCGCCCGCTTGATCCTCTCCGGATCGACCTCGTCGGCGAGTGCCGCGATCGCGGCCGTCGTGCGGACGAGGGTCCGGTCCATGGGCCCGAAGCTGGAGCGCGACGCGAGGTCGGCGAGCGCGTCGGGGTCCAGCTCCCCCGGGCGGTCGAGGAACATCCCCGACATGGCCAGCGCGTTCTCGGCCGTGGCCCGCATGGGGTGGCCCGGCGGGAGGGCCTCGGCGGCGGCGCGGATCCTGCGGAGTGACTCGGCGGCGTCGGCTCCCGAGCGCTGGGCCGCCATCATCTCGCCCATGGCCACGGCCACGTCGGACACTTCCGCCGCACCTTCGGCGCCGGCGGCGGCCGCGCTCTCGCCGATGGTGCGCATGCGCTGCGCCAGCCGGGTCATCGCCGCCGCGTCGTCCTCGGTGGCTGCCCGGGCGTACTCGACGCTGAGCCGCGCCGACGCGAACATCGGCTGCATGGAGGGTGCGTCGGCGGCGTCGGCGGCCAGCCGGTCGATCTCCGCGAGCGCCGCGCCGGCGTCCGGCAGCCGGTTCTCGGCGGCCGCGAAGGCCAGCGCCATGGCCCGGCCGGCCGCCCGCCACCGGCGCCACCGGGCCGTCCGGGGCGGGTCGGCGTCGGCGAGGACGAGCAGGCCGTCGAGGGCGCGCAGGCGGTCCGGGCGCGTCATCGGTTCCCGGCGGATCACCGCCTCGACCAGCTCGGCGGCGAACTCCCCGCGCCGGGCGCCGTGCTCGGGCAGCCGATGCACCGCGGCGATCGCCGCGTCCAGGTCGCCGTCGCCGGTCAGGGCCGCCGTGATCCGGCCGGCCAGGTCCTGGGCCCCGTCCATGCGTACGCGCTCCCTCCGCCGTCCTCCGCGTTTCCTGACGGACAGCGGGCGCGGCGGGCCGGGCCGGTGCCGCCCGTCCGCCAGACCCGGGTGTCGGCCGACCCGGCCGGCGGGAGGAGGCCACCGAGAGATGACGACCTGTCCGATCCGGCCACCGAGCGGGGCGGCGGTATCCAAAAGCGCTCTGACCAGGCACAATCGATGGGTGATCAGCCAGCCGGTCCAGCAGCGATGCTGATGGACCTCACGCCCGAGCAGCGCGACCGCCTCCAGCGTCTCCTGGAGGAGGAGCTGCGCGCGGCGTACCGTTCGGCGCTGGAGCGGGGTGCCCGCCCGGCCGACCTCGAGGAGCTGCTGGCGGATCGCCGCGCGGCGCTGGACGGCCTACGGCTCGAGCTCGCGGACGATGGGGAGCACCCGGTCGACGATGCCGGCGACGGCCGCGGGGTCGGTGAGCAGGGCGGATAGCCGCTCGTCGGAGTCCGGGCCGACGCCCGGCGCGCGGTCGAGGACCTCGGCGCCGGTGCCGCCCAGGAACAGGCTGGTGAGCACCCGCACCACGGTCGCGGCCGGGTCGCCGGGCCGGTTCAGGCCCGCGGCGATCGCCTCCACCGCCGTCCCGGCCAGCACGGCGATGTGGGCGTCGGCGGCATCGTGTTCGTCGACCGCCCGCAGCGGGCGGGGATCGGTGACGCCGTCGCCGGGTGGCGCGGCGACCGGGGCCGGCTTGTGGCCCAGCGGCCGTTCGACGTGGTCCGCGTACCAGTCGGGGCGCCGGCGCATCACGGCCAGCACCCGCTCGACGTCGGCCGCGACGACGGCCGGTGTGCTGCCCGCCTGGTCGCCCGTGACCAGGGCCCGGCGCTGCGCCCATTCGTCGAGGGGCCACA carries:
- a CDS encoding CHAT domain-containing protein: MDGAQDLAGRITAALTGDGDLDAAIAAVHRLPEHGARRGEFAAELVEAVIRREPMTRPDRLRALDGLLVLADADPPRTARWRRWRAAGRAMALAFAAAENRLPDAGAALAEIDRLAADAADAPSMQPMFASARLSVEYARAATEDDAAAMTRLAQRMRTIGESAAAAGAEGAAEVSDVAVAMGEMMAAQRSGADAAESLRRIRAAAEALPPGHPMRATAENALAMSGMFLDRPGELDPDALADLASRSSFGPMDRTLVRTTAAIAALADEVDPERIKRAVEDFRTAISGVGDTDAQRPFYLTGLALALLRLGEVTNSVAPMAEAETVLVDARRLAGGPQHPQWTMIAELLADVRNRLGRDSDRGGLDGMRAHAWQVLKQPDLAGASIAARDAAVDAVGIARRCLAAHDVAGALQALDAGRGLALFAATEAHDVGARLEDAGRHDLAARWRTAVASRDRTPPSDDLRREVLRVAYGEDHLLDPPSPAEISAALQRIDADALIYLVAGEAQLAGYAVIAAAGGGLSYMALPNLHATGAADLDAYLAAAAGRDVAESGTVSSRDLSPQVAARALAGSLDALCDWAWRAAIGPIIERYLTRVPVPASRRPHRVVLVPMGELARIPWQAARRRDGAYAVQFIAISQVASARMLCRSAALAPVAPSPLGLVVGDPDTGSSGLDLPAARAEAYAIHRQFYLGARYVGRRPDGSVSPSGPAAVRQVRSWLTATSPAAGSTLHLACHALIRTDPGAATSYLLLAGGQRLTVDELVGLLGGAEDRAVGLVVLAACSTGLSVNGYDEAYSLGTAFLAAGVRSVLFTQWKIPDAATSVLMYMFHRYRMAESRPVWDALRRAQLWMLDPQRQVPPDMPHQLRDQLDRSDPAAVVGWAGFVHGGQ